Proteins encoded by one window of Methanocalculus alkaliphilus:
- a CDS encoding chemotaxis protein CheW, with the protein MVREAEGEAGVRSDGSIQVVEFVLGDETFAIDLFEVREVVEYTRISALPNSPSYIKGIIDLRGEITTIIDLKARLNIIGSNRAEEESRIIVLDENITKKKVGIMVDDVLSVSTFETNQVDRTGAMDSDDDSCILGIIKKKAQAKDKEATDLVIWIDIKQLLGDMLRE; encoded by the coding sequence ATGGTACGTGAAGCAGAAGGTGAGGCCGGAGTGCGATCAGACGGGTCGATCCAGGTTGTGGAGTTCGTCCTCGGGGACGAGACCTTCGCCATCGACCTCTTTGAGGTCCGGGAGGTTGTGGAGTATACGCGGATCTCCGCCCTCCCCAACTCCCCCTCCTATATCAAGGGGATCATCGATCTCCGTGGCGAGATCACCACAATCATCGATCTCAAGGCACGCCTGAACATCATCGGATCGAACCGGGCCGAGGAGGAGTCCCGGATCATCGTCCTTGACGAGAATATCACTAAAAAGAAGGTCGGGATCATGGTCGATGATGTCCTCTCGGTCTCAACCTTCGAGACGAACCAGGTTGACAGAACCGGTGCGATGGACTCGGATGACGACTCCTGTATCCTTGGGATCATCAAGAAGAAGGCTCAGGCGAAGGATAAGGAGGCGACCGATCTCGTCATCTGGATCGATATCAAACAGCTCCTTGGAGATATGCTCCGGGAGTGA
- a CDS encoding META domain-containing protein: MKRNFLITGVLLLATLLATGCVVGGGDLPDTSWRLISYLGDDGQTVRAAAGGTISFSGDGTLQGSAGCNSYAAEYRAGQGQIVISQPIATEMYCMDESVMEEERRFLFLITQAAGYSLDGDILIFYQGDGREILAFGRMI; the protein is encoded by the coding sequence ATGAAAAGAAATTTCCTGATCACCGGAGTACTGCTCCTTGCCACACTCCTTGCCACAGGATGTGTCGTCGGGGGCGGGGATCTCCCGGATACATCCTGGAGGCTCATCTCCTATCTGGGAGATGATGGTCAGACCGTCAGAGCAGCTGCGGGAGGAACCATCTCATTCTCCGGGGATGGAACCCTTCAGGGGAGTGCCGGGTGCAATAGCTATGCAGCCGAGTACCGGGCGGGACAAGGGCAGATCGTCATCAGCCAGCCAATAGCAACCGAAATGTACTGCATGGATGAGAGCGTGATGGAAGAGGAGCGGCGGTTCCTCTTTCTGATCACCCAGGCTGCCGGGTACTCGCTGGATGGCGACATTCTCATCTTCTATCAGGGAGATGGCCGGGAGATCCTTGCGTTTGGGCGGATGATCTGA
- a CDS encoding sensor histidine kinase → MLRQTDTGLRLGTVLLTTALSLIVGIISLSSGVYIIFQNLFYIPIILACVFFFRRGLIFSIILSCTYLGMLLLYAGMDYLNEGLIRVLLFIAIGIVITLLAEKSRGIEECLEGMNEELSQTNTALLEMNEKLSGAEEEMRSQLEELVITQHALKEEIERKTDFVMVASHELRTPLQPALGYLSLLTSDPKGFGLSEDVVDLLTRCQKNIDQERRIIDRILELSLLDSGKVIPSHESIPLHNFIEDIIRGSDHRARAEVRNDVPRHALLRGDPSLLYQVFASIIGNAVQYNEPPRQVSIRYEADPASHYIRVIDNGIGIDPEAQKKIFEPFHIADLNALSREYNRLGLGLPLAQRYIQLHGGDITLQSSPGEGSTFIIRIPGTISS, encoded by the coding sequence ATGTTGCGGCAGACTGATACCGGGCTCCGTCTTGGAACTGTTCTCCTCACCACCGCCCTCTCCCTCATCGTCGGCATCATCTCCCTCTCATCCGGGGTCTATATTATATTCCAGAATCTCTTCTATATCCCGATCATCCTCGCCTGTGTCTTCTTCTTCAGGCGTGGCCTCATCTTCTCCATCATCCTCTCATGTACGTATCTTGGGATGCTCCTTCTCTATGCGGGTATGGATTACCTCAATGAGGGGTTGATCCGGGTCCTCCTCTTCATCGCCATTGGCATTGTCATCACCCTTCTTGCAGAGAAGTCCCGGGGGATTGAGGAATGTCTTGAGGGAATGAATGAGGAGCTCTCCCAGACAAATACCGCTCTTCTGGAGATGAATGAGAAATTATCAGGGGCAGAGGAGGAGATGCGATCACAGCTTGAGGAGCTGGTCATCACCCAGCATGCACTGAAGGAAGAGATCGAGCGCAAGACCGACTTTGTGATGGTCGCCTCGCATGAACTCCGGACCCCGCTTCAGCCTGCGCTTGGGTATCTCAGCCTCCTCACCTCCGATCCAAAAGGCTTTGGCCTCTCGGAGGATGTCGTTGATCTTCTCACCCGCTGCCAGAAGAATATCGATCAGGAGAGGCGGATCATCGATCGTATCCTGGAGCTCTCCCTCCTCGACTCGGGGAAGGTGATTCCGTCGCATGAGAGTATCCCCCTTCACAATTTCATTGAGGATATCATCCGGGGATCCGATCACCGTGCCCGGGCGGAGGTTCGTAATGATGTCCCCCGCCATGCTCTTCTGCGGGGTGATCCCAGCCTTCTCTATCAGGTATTTGCAAGCATCATCGGAAACGCGGTCCAGTATAACGAACCACCCCGGCAGGTCTCCATCCGGTATGAGGCTGATCCAGCATCACATTATATCAGGGTCATCGATAACGGCATCGGGATCGATCCCGAGGCACAGAAGAAGATCTTTGAGCCGTTCCATATCGCAGATCTGAATGCCCTCTCACGGGAGTATAATCGCCTCGGTCTTGGTCTGCCGCTTGCACAGCGGTATATCCAGCTTCATGGAGGGGATATTACGCTCCAGAGCTCGCCGGGAGAGGGGAGCACCTTCATCATCCGGATTCCAGGTACGATATCCTCCTGA
- a CDS encoding MBL fold metallo-hydrolase, giving the protein MKINNLTEQSRIYTSNAYLITGTWCSLDTRNTLIDTGRDPAIIEAIRAASTGVGKRKLDQVIITHSHYDHASLLPRIRELFCPVVYAFSGHLEGVDTVVRGGETLKAGDRTFEVIHTPGHSHDSICLFCEEDGVLFAGDTPLVIRSRGGTYEEGFIHALAVICQRDVRAIYFGHGSPLLENCNQVLQTSLGNVRAGRRADRV; this is encoded by the coding sequence ATGAAGATCAATAACCTGACAGAACAGAGCCGCATATACACATCCAATGCCTATCTCATCACCGGAACGTGGTGTTCACTGGATACCAGAAATACCCTCATCGATACCGGGAGGGATCCTGCCATCATCGAGGCGATCCGGGCTGCCTCCACCGGTGTCGGGAAGCGGAAACTCGACCAGGTGATCATCACCCATTCCCACTATGATCATGCATCCCTCCTCCCGAGGATCAGGGAGCTCTTCTGCCCGGTCGTCTATGCCTTCTCCGGACATCTCGAAGGTGTTGATACCGTCGTCAGAGGTGGCGAAACGCTGAAGGCGGGTGATCGGACGTTCGAGGTGATCCACACCCCCGGCCACAGCCATGACTCGATATGCCTCTTCTGCGAGGAGGACGGGGTCCTGTTTGCAGGTGACACCCCGCTTGTCATCCGGTCCAGGGGCGGAACCTATGAGGAGGGTTTTATCCATGCCCTCGCAGTTATCTGCCAGCGGGATGTCAGGGCGATATACTTTGGGCATGGCTCCCCACTCCTTGAGAACTGCAACCAGGTGTTGCAGACATCACTTGGTAATGTCCGTGCAGGCCGTCGTGCTGACAGGGTGTGA
- a CDS encoding CheR family methyltransferase produces MAFTYFFRDLQTLEVITDHILPTLKGRRTIDVWSAGCAMGQEPYTIAILLKENMGSMIFRNVRILATDIDHSNLFDAIISKGSYPEQELKRMPKEYFSRYFSPDPEKEGNFIIAEEIRKRLTYQRHDLLTLQPVRTNISLISCKNVLLHFTEEERIRVIRMFYDTLSDGGFFLTEQTQKMPSECGDLFEPVVSNAQVFRKIPV; encoded by the coding sequence ATGGCATTCACATATTTTTTCAGGGATCTCCAGACACTGGAGGTGATCACCGATCATATCCTCCCCACACTGAAAGGCCGGAGGACAATTGATGTATGGAGTGCAGGATGCGCAATGGGCCAGGAGCCCTATACCATTGCGATTCTCTTAAAGGAGAATATGGGGTCGATGATATTTCGGAATGTCCGCATCCTGGCGACCGATATCGACCATTCAAACCTTTTTGATGCCATCATCTCAAAGGGGAGCTACCCGGAGCAGGAACTGAAACGGATGCCAAAAGAGTATTTCAGCAGGTACTTTTCACCTGATCCAGAGAAAGAAGGGAACTTCATCATCGCAGAGGAGATCAGAAAGCGGCTCACCTACCAGCGGCATGATCTCCTCACCCTCCAGCCGGTGAGAACCAATATCTCACTCATCTCCTGTAAAAATGTCCTCCTCCACTTCACCGAGGAAGAGCGGATCAGGGTCATCCGGATGTTTTATGACACCCTCTCTGACGGAGGGTTCTTCCTGACCGAACAGACGCAGAAGATGCCCTCCGAGTGTGGCGATCTCTTTGAACCGGTCGTCTCAAATGCCCAGGTCTTCAGGAAGATACCGGTCTGA
- a CDS encoding ATP-binding protein — MKQMNLNDRILLGEGYTTEFKQAGTSGLGREICAFANASGGVILIGVGDDGRIIGVNNHNGLKSEVQNIARSSDPPIAVEIESIGEVLCITIPTQNSKPYSFAGKFYIREGASSMQMSRSEIRDFFYLEGLIHFDESPCRKFSMENDLTDDVWTAFQKRARIPTDMAPFAALENLHLIHEGQMTHAGAWLMARDIRKFTPSADVACALFMGTDKVRILDRRNYNSDIYSMINDVVAYILSKINIEYIIRHVKREEKPELPEEALREAVVNALAHRDYRTTANVQVYIFSDRVEIVSPGGLPAGMSKENLGTRSVPRNPLLFATLYRMKVVEHIGSGIRRIQQLCREYGIGEPKIDTSEHWFSITFPRSGMGYRRDAQSQPESQPESQPESQPESQPESQPDSLALRIARLLQSGPLAKSEISTGLGQKGVSGQLNHVIRMLLHEELIEYTIPEKPTSRLQKYRLTNKGEILLKYGDGESTTHD, encoded by the coding sequence ATGAAGCAGATGAATCTGAATGATCGTATTTTACTTGGAGAGGGATATACTACTGAGTTCAAACAGGCAGGTACGTCTGGTCTCGGACGAGAAATATGTGCCTTTGCCAATGCATCCGGGGGTGTCATCCTCATTGGTGTGGGGGATGATGGGCGGATTATCGGTGTAAATAATCATAATGGCCTTAAATCTGAGGTTCAAAACATCGCCCGTTCTTCAGATCCACCAATTGCTGTTGAGATTGAAAGCATAGGTGAGGTACTCTGCATAACGATTCCAACCCAAAACAGCAAGCCCTATTCCTTTGCAGGTAAGTTCTACATTCGCGAAGGTGCTTCTTCAATGCAGATGTCTCGATCAGAGATTCGCGATTTTTTTTATCTTGAGGGATTGATTCATTTTGATGAAAGTCCCTGTAGGAAATTTTCCATGGAGAATGACCTCACAGATGATGTATGGACTGCGTTTCAGAAACGGGCTCGGATTCCAACTGATATGGCGCCCTTCGCAGCATTAGAGAACCTGCACTTGATTCACGAAGGGCAGATGACGCATGCTGGTGCATGGCTCATGGCCCGCGACATCAGAAAATTCACCCCGAGCGCTGATGTTGCCTGTGCATTGTTTATGGGTACAGATAAAGTACGTATTCTTGACCGGCGGAATTACAACAGCGATATCTACTCCATGATCAATGATGTGGTTGCATATATACTTTCAAAGATAAATATTGAATATATAATCCGGCATGTAAAAAGGGAAGAGAAACCCGAGCTGCCTGAAGAAGCCCTTCGTGAGGCGGTTGTTAATGCACTTGCACATCGCGATTACCGCACTACAGCCAATGTTCAGGTTTATATCTTTTCAGATCGGGTTGAGATCGTAAGTCCTGGAGGACTTCCTGCCGGGATGAGCAAGGAAAATCTTGGGACCAGAAGTGTTCCAAGAAATCCACTTCTTTTTGCAACACTCTACCGAATGAAAGTGGTTGAACATATTGGATCTGGCATTCGCCGCATTCAGCAGCTCTGCAGAGAATATGGTATAGGTGAACCGAAGATTGATACGTCTGAGCACTGGTTTTCAATTACCTTCCCACGATCTGGTATGGGATACAGAAGAGATGCTCAGTCGCAGCCAGAGTCGCAGCCAGAGTCGCAGCCAGAGTCGCAGCCAGAGTCACAGCCAGAGTCACAGCCAGATTCTCTGGCACTACGAATAGCCCGGCTTCTTCAAAGTGGGCCCCTGGCAAAATCAGAAATCTCCACCGGTCTTGGTCAGAAGGGAGTCTCTGGCCAACTGAACCATGTAATACGAATGTTGCTCCATGAAGAATTAATAGAATATACAATTCCTGAAAAACCTACGAGCAGACTACAGAAATATCGCCTTACCAATAAAGGGGAGATTTTATTAAAGTATGGCGATGGAGAGTCAACTACCCACGACTGA
- a CDS encoding PAS domain S-box protein, producing MESPRREFAEIRDLLKDHPKGMSVTEVARALGRNKHSTGRYLDSLYASGQVEMRTVGMAKIYSLAHRLPLTSLISTMRERIMILDADRQIILINEACAAFIGVPVDEVTGRDIGYIPARDPAIIDLLATIKDHTVESEEIVEYSVLMADRERTDLHIHIIPSMDDAHREVYVVVMVDITDHVRMVDELREREQQYRQLVEMAGAIILKLDNEGRITFFNDFAEEFFGYSREEIIGESVIGTIVPPEEMDGRNLQFLIREICTGADAYRRNENANITRDGRLVWVRWSNSPIRDDEGNVTGILSVGNDISDRKAMELELTARKDQLERRVQEIECIHKFSDTIDPRNTLPEILAGIVRVIGRCWSKRGTTAVRITHNDEIYESGVPEGLPFAFSHPIVANGVVVGVFEAGFGGRDEDPDYLESKERLLTLFAERTGWTIEWMEGEAELRNARDLSETLIETVDAVIFVLDPEGRITRFNRKAEEMTGYLAAEVMGRTIWDIFVAPEMIEGIRSHITTLTRTRKSARIRTAWIAKDGARKKIDWSNTVITDERGEVTHIISTGIDVTRQVEDEEELRRCRSVLDRFLAGEEEK from the coding sequence ATGGAGTCACCGCGGAGAGAGTTTGCTGAGATCAGGGATCTCCTCAAGGACCACCCAAAAGGGATGAGCGTCACAGAGGTCGCCCGTGCGCTCGGCCGGAATAAACATTCGACCGGCAGGTATCTCGACAGCCTGTATGCCTCCGGCCAAGTCGAGATGAGGACGGTCGGGATGGCGAAGATCTACTCCCTCGCACACCGCCTCCCACTCACCTCCCTCATTTCAACGATGCGGGAGAGGATCATGATCCTTGATGCGGACCGGCAGATCATTCTCATTAATGAAGCATGTGCGGCATTCATCGGCGTACCTGTGGATGAGGTGACAGGGAGGGATATCGGCTATATCCCTGCAAGGGATCCGGCGATCATCGATCTCCTTGCCACGATTAAAGATCACACCGTAGAGAGTGAGGAGATAGTAGAATATTCGGTTCTGATGGCAGACAGGGAGAGGACGGATCTGCATATCCATATCATCCCATCGATGGATGATGCGCACCGCGAAGTCTATGTCGTCGTCATGGTGGATATCACCGATCATGTCAGGATGGTCGATGAGCTGAGGGAACGGGAGCAGCAGTACCGCCAGCTGGTTGAGATGGCCGGTGCCATCATCCTGAAGCTCGATAATGAGGGGAGGATCACCTTCTTCAATGATTTTGCCGAGGAGTTCTTTGGATATTCACGGGAAGAAATCATCGGGGAGAGTGTCATCGGAACGATCGTCCCGCCGGAAGAGATGGATGGCAGGAACCTCCAATTCCTTATCAGGGAGATATGTACCGGTGCAGATGCCTACCGGCGCAATGAGAATGCCAATATCACCAGGGACGGCCGTCTCGTCTGGGTCCGGTGGTCCAACAGCCCGATCAGGGATGATGAGGGGAATGTGACCGGAATCCTCTCGGTCGGCAACGACATCTCTGATCGAAAAGCGATGGAGCTTGAGCTGACGGCCCGGAAGGACCAGCTTGAACGGAGAGTACAGGAGATAGAATGCATCCATAAGTTCTCCGATACAATCGACCCCCGCAACACCCTGCCGGAGATCCTCGCCGGGATCGTCAGGGTCATCGGGAGATGCTGGTCAAAGCGGGGCACGACCGCCGTCCGGATCACCCATAACGATGAGATATATGAAAGCGGCGTTCCTGAAGGACTCCCCTTCGCCTTCTCCCACCCGATCGTCGCCAATGGGGTTGTGGTCGGTGTGTTTGAGGCAGGATTTGGCGGCAGGGACGAGGACCCCGACTATCTGGAGAGTAAAGAGCGGCTCCTCACCCTCTTTGCGGAGCGTACCGGCTGGACCATCGAATGGATGGAAGGAGAGGCGGAACTGAGGAATGCCCGTGATCTCTCGGAGACACTGATCGAGACGGTTGATGCGGTCATCTTCGTCCTTGATCCGGAGGGAAGGATCACCCGCTTTAATCGAAAGGCGGAAGAGATGACCGGCTATCTCGCTGCTGAAGTTATGGGACGGACGATCTGGGATATCTTTGTTGCTCCCGAGATGATCGAGGGGATCAGATCCCACATCACCACCCTCACCAGGACGAGGAAGAGTGCACGGATCAGAACAGCATGGATTGCAAAGGATGGAGCCCGGAAGAAGATCGACTGGTCCAATACCGTCATCACCGATGAGAGGGGAGAGGTCACCCATATCATCAGTACCGGGATCGATGTCACCCGGCAGGTTGAGGATGAGGAGGAGCTGCGTCGGTGCAGATCCGTGCTGGACAGATTCCTGGCAGGAGAGGAGGAGAAATGA
- a CDS encoding Cache 3/Cache 2 fusion domain-containing protein yields the protein MSNGIMERFQNMKIGTKILIICIALVVLPTVLLGIVAYNSASGAIEEQVETQFNLIAQDTRQETESVYTLTMQLVQGGLNVLRYTFNAEGTPEIRDGQLVLVNAAGQVYVVNDNHELVDSLSNQLDGAAATIFQVQGNQAIRVSTSVFGADGRRVVGTPIAQQVYDVVVTRGETFYGTANVVGVDYITAYEPIRNAQGAVIGILFVGIPEQATLGVIQQNIRDTVVGQTGYMYVMDSTGTLLIHPTMQGQSLAQHDFARQILTERDGVIRYYWEGDDMIASFAYYPDLDWYIVAGADWADFTGPINDIRNAILAIVIGAVIIGGGIAILFGRGIARRMDELVALGRRVTDGDLSGTVQTDRSGDEIGQVAGAFGDVVTTIQRFGSEMNMISAAAAEGRLDVRGDASQFKGDYGRIIGGVNETLDSVIGPLNVAAEYVERISNGDVPEKITDEYKGDFNEIKNNLNKCIDAVDLLVEDANYLAAGAVEGNLSARADGSRHQGDFKRVIDGLNNTLDAVVRPLNGMAKSINRISNGDIPEKITAEFAGDYNQMKVSVNKCIDAINMLIDDANLLAAAAVEGKLATRADASKHHGDYRKVIDGLNNTLDAIVKPVNEVIRIADAFANADFSTRFSEDVVARGDMEKLKNAMNNTSTQVSVAIADVSRLMEELAAISEEANASVEEVSSGAQQIARNTGRVSENSERSNNGARQVLRAMEDLSAAVEEVTSNAESVASLARNADDQSKEGAKLAAAAEKGIGEISHSAADVDAIIKDINDQMNQIGKIVGLIADISNQTNLLALNAAIEAARAGDAGRGFAVVAAEVKSLAQESGSSAESIASMIGDLQTKAKRAVEAMGTANTAVEAGSDQMEQTIKAFNQIVDSVEKISRAIEEVASAAEEQAATVEEITASVHEVTGLIEENAREAGDAAAATEEASAGIDEVAKMIENVSEVANKTLRANQKFKLAK from the coding sequence ATGTCAAATGGAATTATGGAACGTTTTCAAAATATGAAGATCGGAACGAAGATCCTGATCATCTGCATTGCGCTTGTTGTACTGCCGACGGTGCTCCTCGGGATAGTTGCATATAATTCTGCAAGCGGGGCGATTGAGGAACAGGTTGAGACGCAGTTTAACCTCATTGCACAGGATACGAGGCAGGAGACGGAGAGCGTCTATACGCTGACGATGCAGCTGGTGCAGGGAGGGCTGAACGTCCTCCGTTATACCTTTAATGCAGAGGGTACTCCGGAGATACGGGACGGGCAGTTGGTTCTCGTCAATGCAGCAGGGCAGGTCTATGTCGTAAATGATAATCATGAACTCGTCGACAGCCTCTCAAATCAGCTTGATGGCGCCGCTGCGACTATCTTCCAGGTGCAGGGCAACCAGGCGATCCGGGTATCCACCTCGGTCTTTGGTGCAGATGGCAGGCGTGTCGTCGGGACACCAATAGCACAACAGGTCTATGATGTCGTCGTCACCCGTGGCGAGACCTTCTATGGGACTGCCAATGTCGTCGGCGTTGACTATATCACTGCGTACGAGCCGATCAGGAACGCACAGGGTGCGGTCATCGGTATCCTCTTCGTCGGGATTCCTGAGCAGGCAACCCTCGGAGTCATCCAGCAGAATATCAGGGATACTGTCGTTGGCCAGACTGGATATATGTACGTCATGGACAGCACCGGCACACTCCTGATCCACCCGACGATGCAGGGCCAGAGCCTGGCACAGCATGACTTTGCCCGGCAGATCCTCACGGAGAGGGATGGTGTCATCAGATATTACTGGGAGGGTGATGACATGATCGCATCATTTGCCTATTATCCAGATCTCGACTGGTACATCGTTGCAGGTGCCGACTGGGCAGACTTCACCGGGCCGATCAATGACATCAGGAATGCGATCCTTGCCATCGTGATCGGTGCTGTCATCATCGGCGGGGGTATTGCGATCCTCTTTGGGCGTGGTATTGCACGGCGGATGGATGAGCTCGTTGCTCTTGGCAGGCGTGTCACCGATGGGGACCTTTCCGGAACGGTCCAGACCGATAGAAGCGGTGATGAGATCGGCCAGGTTGCAGGGGCATTCGGCGATGTCGTCACGACGATTCAGAGGTTCGGCAGTGAGATGAATATGATCAGTGCTGCCGCAGCTGAAGGACGGCTTGATGTCCGCGGTGATGCCAGCCAGTTCAAAGGCGACTATGGCAGAATCATCGGGGGTGTCAACGAGACCCTCGACTCGGTCATCGGTCCCTTAAATGTCGCAGCGGAATATGTTGAGCGTATCAGTAATGGAGATGTTCCCGAGAAGATCACCGATGAGTACAAAGGTGACTTCAACGAGATCAAGAACAATCTGAACAAGTGTATTGATGCGGTCGATCTCCTGGTGGAAGATGCAAACTATCTTGCAGCCGGTGCCGTTGAAGGAAACCTCTCTGCCCGTGCGGATGGATCCAGGCATCAGGGCGACTTTAAGAGGGTCATCGACGGTCTGAATAATACCCTCGATGCCGTTGTCAGACCGCTCAATGGCATGGCAAAATCGATCAACCGCATCAGCAATGGTGACATTCCTGAGAAGATTACAGCTGAATTTGCCGGTGACTACAACCAGATGAAGGTCAGCGTCAACAAATGTATCGATGCGATCAACATGCTGATCGATGATGCAAACCTCCTTGCAGCTGCTGCAGTTGAAGGAAAGCTCGCCACCCGTGCCGATGCATCAAAGCACCACGGCGATTACCGGAAGGTCATCGACGGCTTAAACAACACCCTTGATGCCATTGTCAAGCCGGTCAATGAGGTGATCCGGATTGCAGATGCCTTTGCCAACGCCGACTTCAGCACCCGTTTCTCTGAGGATGTTGTCGCCCGTGGTGATATGGAGAAGCTGAAGAACGCGATGAACAACACCAGTACCCAGGTCTCCGTTGCAATTGCCGATGTCTCCCGGTTGATGGAGGAGCTTGCCGCCATCTCCGAAGAGGCGAACGCCAGCGTTGAGGAGGTCTCATCCGGTGCCCAGCAGATCGCCCGAAACACCGGACGGGTCAGCGAGAATTCTGAGCGGTCCAACAACGGTGCCCGGCAGGTTCTCCGTGCGATGGAGGATCTCTCCGCAGCGGTTGAGGAAGTGACCTCGAATGCAGAGTCTGTTGCATCGCTCGCACGAAACGCTGATGACCAGTCGAAAGAGGGTGCAAAACTCGCCGCCGCCGCCGAGAAGGGCATCGGTGAGATCAGCCATTCCGCAGCCGATGTCGATGCCATCATCAAGGACATCAACGACCAGATGAATCAGATCGGAAAGATCGTCGGCCTCATCGCTGATATCTCAAACCAGACGAACCTCCTCGCCCTCAATGCCGCAATCGAGGCGGCAAGAGCCGGTGATGCAGGCCGCGGGTTTGCTGTCGTCGCCGCCGAGGTCAAATCGCTTGCCCAGGAGTCGGGGTCATCCGCAGAGAGCATCGCAAGCATGATCGGTGACCTCCAGACGAAGGCGAAGCGTGCCGTCGAGGCGATGGGAACCGCCAACACCGCCGTCGAGGCAGGCTCTGACCAGATGGAGCAGACGATCAAAGCCTTCAACCAGATCGTCGATTCTGTCGAGAAGATCTCCCGTGCCATCGAGGAGGTTGCCAGTGCCGCCGAAGAGCAGGCAGCAACCGTCGAGGAGATCACCGCCAGTGTCCATGAGGTGACCGGTCTCATCGAGGAGAACGCACGCGAGGCAGGTGATGCCGCCGCCGCAACCGAAGAGGCATCGGCAGGCATCGACGAGGTCGCTAAGATGATCGAGAACGTCAGTGAAGTTGCAAACAAGACACTTCGGGCGAACCAGAAGTTCAAACTGGCGAAGTAG
- a CDS encoding Rpn family recombination-promoting nuclease/putative transposase — protein METITDSDHPYKRLFSHKEMMADLISGFLDPGFAAACDVTTLKRCNGSYVTDDLREREDDLIWSVRYGDRTLIIYLLIEFQSTPDPTMPIRIMSYMALLWQDLIRTGKHSVRKQLPGILPIVLYNGESPWNVPDDIGAAILMPDPVLRFRPSVPYLVVDELRLTLHHLTETRNLAASLFGLEQSSKTADLFLLGQRLNAWMSTNPDLDPLRRDFSLFFENTLKTDNNKPLPNPFCGETMLAEKVKRWTAELKAEGKAEGIAEGQRRLLKRMKAFGMPISEIAEITGLPEEEIRHLI, from the coding sequence TTGGAAACAATCACAGATTCAGATCACCCGTATAAACGCCTCTTCAGCCACAAAGAGATGATGGCAGACCTCATCTCCGGGTTTCTTGATCCCGGATTTGCTGCTGCCTGTGACGTTACGACACTGAAGCGGTGTAATGGCAGCTATGTGACCGATGATCTCAGGGAGCGCGAGGATGATCTCATCTGGAGCGTGAGATATGGGGATCGGACCCTGATCATCTACCTCTTAATCGAGTTTCAATCCACACCCGATCCGACGATGCCGATCCGGATCATGTCCTATATGGCGCTCCTCTGGCAGGATCTGATACGGACAGGGAAACACTCCGTACGAAAACAATTGCCCGGGATACTTCCGATCGTCCTCTATAATGGCGAGAGTCCATGGAATGTACCGGATGATATCGGTGCAGCCATCCTGATGCCTGATCCGGTTCTCCGGTTCAGGCCGTCAGTCCCGTATCTTGTGGTTGATGAGCTCCGGCTGACACTGCATCATCTCACAGAGACGAGAAACCTTGCAGCCAGCCTCTTTGGTCTGGAGCAGTCATCCAAAACTGCGGATCTCTTCCTGCTCGGCCAGCGGCTGAACGCATGGATGAGTACGAATCCGGATCTCGATCCTCTGCGCCGGGATTTTTCGCTATTCTTTGAGAATACCTTAAAGACAGATAACAATAAACCACTACCAAATCCGTTTTGTGGGGAGACTATGCTAGCAGAAAAGGTAAAACGATGGACCGCTGAGCTGAAGGCGGAAGGGAAAGCGGAAGGAATAGCTGAGGGGCAGCGAAGACTCCTGAAGAGGATGAAGGCGTTTGGGATGCCCATCAGTGAGATCGCAGAGATCACCGGACTGCCGGAGGAGGAGATCCGCCACCTTATCTGA
- a CDS encoding chemotaxis protein CheW: protein MVREAEGEDAMRSNGSIQVMEYTRISALPNSPSYIKGIIDLHGEITTINDLKARLNILGSDRAEEESRIIVVDENITNKMVGIMVDDVLSVSTFEMSYVDRTGAVDSDDYSCTLGIIKKKSQAKDKEATDLVIWIDIKQLLGEMLSG from the coding sequence ATGGTACGTGAAGCAGAAGGTGAGGACGCGATGCGATCAAACGGCTCTATCCAGGTGATGGAGTACACCCGGATCTCCGCCCTCCCCAACTCCCCCTCCTATATCAAGGGGATTATTGATCTCCATGGAGAGATCACAACGATCAACGATCTCAAGGCCCGCCTCAACATTCTCGGCTCTGACCGGGCTGAAGAGGAGTCCCGGATCATCGTCGTTGATGAGAATATCACGAACAAGATGGTTGGGATCATGGTCGATGATGTCCTCTCGGTTTCCACCTTTGAGATGAGCTATGTCGACCGTACCGGGGCTGTGGACTCAGATGACTACTCCTGCACCCTCGGCATCATCAAGAAGAAGTCCCAGGCGAAGGATAAGGAAGCAACAGATCTCGTTATCTGGATCGACATTAAGCAGCTCCTTGGTGAGATGCTGAGTGGGTAA